From one Lycium ferocissimum isolate CSIRO_LF1 chromosome 7, AGI_CSIRO_Lferr_CH_V1, whole genome shotgun sequence genomic stretch:
- the LOC132063129 gene encoding uncharacterized protein LOC132063129, which translates to MGSGDGDGEDDRTFRVNFSAEGFGKLRERVNEKLKEFMGDYTDDTLVEYVIVLLKNGRRKEEARNELNVFLGEDSVPFVAWLWDHLGSNIDLYVQQKDPDTGGREKTKPAIAEQEAKNDMHHLDADADKEKLNKSKSRHRREWKGMVGDGHPALHSSLADSTPKEEEAHRKVGHAKRSLSPQPEPLRKRSRPEEKLKKRESTRQPAIAATRRLLQFAVRDAVATSRPSTLEPSPSLKRLRSVVSTSVEDSSLQERPQRIRSVARAPTALATAIRAVAEAAKDVTKVRSSANVFDRLGRATDVRDTSNLLEESRQAVAEDVQDRSFADANEGYSTYLHGSDYSGKLIGKSMLHDDAVVVHDSVSDDEADRGSSAVNRRAVDASRTGAPVKNIGENPLIVKHGVAYNADDILDKSQKDQDRPTFAPGAHHQPMNVPLNVNTWKSPQYQEPRQSVEIENRRSAQSSEGLAEIPDRLLTKESTNPIAATNGIANPYVDTQKDSQKTASINQGLYSTGPPTEDADSRTIFVNNVHFAATKDSLSRHFNKFGEVLKVVILTDAATGQPKGSAYVEFMRKESAENALSLDGTSFMSRILKVVRKSSATPEVASVTVWPRVARGGPFAVSRFGRVPFPRGIPTLYRSRLPVRPGARSMQWKRDAQPTSTENSGLATPSSNAVSSPIPRSMTYVRTESKTNGNSSAA; encoded by the exons GAATATGTCATAGTCTTGTTAAAAAATGGAAGGCGTAAAGAAGAAgcaagaaatgaattgaatGTTTTTCTTGGAGAAGACAGTGTCCCCTTTGTTGCTTG GCTATGGGATCACCTGGGATCAAATATAGATCTGTATGTGCAACAAAAGGATCCTGATACAGGAGGAAGGGAAAAAACAAAACCCGCTATTGCGGAGCAGGAGGCAAAGAATGATATGCACCACCTGGATGCTGATGCTGATAAAGAGAAATTAAACAAATCTAAAAGCCGTCACCGAAGGGAGTGGAAAGGGATGGTTGGTGATGGACACCCTGCTCTACATAGTTCTTTGGCCGACAGCACTCCTAAGGAGGAGGAAGCTCATCGAAAAGTTGGTCATGCAAAGCGATCCCTCTCCCCCCAGCCAGAACCTCTGAGAAAAAGAAGCCGGCCTGAAGAAAAGCTGAAAAAG AGGGAAAGCACTCGTCAACCAGCAATTGCTGCTACTCGGAGGTTGCTGCAATTTGCAGTAAGAGATGCCGTGGCTACTTCTAGGCCTTCCACTTTAGAACCCTCACCTTCACTAAAGCGTCTTCGCTCTGTGGTCTCTACATCTGTGGAGGACTCATCCCTTCAAGAACGCCCACAGAGGATACGGTCAGTTGCAAGAGCACCAACTGCTCTGGCCACTGCTATTAGAGCTGTTGCAGAAGCTGCAAAAGATGTAACCAAAGTTAGATCGTCGGCTAATGTGTTTGATAGGCTGGGTCGTGCTACTGACGTTCGTGATACTTCAAATCTATTGGAAGAATCTAGGCAAGCTGTTGCTGAAGATGTACAAGATCGATCTTTTGCTGATGCAAACGAGGGTTACTCAACTTACCTTCACGGAAGTGATTATAGTGGAAAGCTTATTGGGAAATCTATGTTGCATGATGATGCTGTGGTTGTTCATGATTCAGTATCGGATGATGAGGCTGATCGTGGTAGCAGTGCTGTGAATAGAAGGGCTGTGGATGCCTCTAGAACTGGTGCACCTGTTAAAAACATAGGTGAGAATCCACTTATAGTCAAGCATGGCGTTGCTTACAATGCCGATGATATTTTGGACAAGTCACAGAAGGACCAGGATCGACCTACATTTGCTCCTGGTGCTCATCACCAACCAATGAATGTCCCCTTAAATGTGAATACCTGGAAATCACCTCAGTATCAGGAGCCAAGACAGTCGGTGGAGATAGAGAATCGGAGATCTGCACAAAGCAGTGAAGGCTTGGCCGAGATACCTGACAGGCTGTTGACAAAAGAAAGCACTAATCCTATTGCAGCTACTAATGGAATT GCCAACCCATATGTGGACACACAGAAGGATTCTCAAAAGACAGCTTCTATTAATCAGG GTTTGTATTCTACTGGTCCACCTACAGAAGATGCTGATTCACGGACCATCTTTGTCAACAAT GTTCATTTTGCTGCTACCAAGGATAGCCTTTCTCGGCACTTCAATAAATTTGGGGAAGTGCTTAAAGTGGTCATCCTGACTGATGCAGCAACTGGGCAACCCAAAGG GTCAGCTTACGTAGAGTTCATGAGAAAAGAATCTGCAGAAAATGCTTTATCTCTTGATGGAACATCGTTCATGTCACGCATTCTGAAG GTTGTGAGGAAAAGCTCTGCTACTCCTGAAGTAGCGTCTGTCACTGTATGGCCTCGTGTTGCCAGAGGTGGTCCCTTTGCCGTTTCTAGGTTTGGTCGGGTTCCTTTTCCTAGAGGCATCCCCACTTTGTACAGGTCCCGGCTCCCAGTCAGGCCTGGTGCTAGAAGTATGCAGTGGAAACGAGATGCTCAGCCCACATCAACTGAGAACTCTGGTTTGGCAACACCCTCAAGTAATGCAGTTTCTTCTCCCATTCCTCGGAGTATGACATATGTACGAACAGAATCTAAGACAAATGGAAATTCTAGTGCGGCTTAG